Proteins encoded together in one Thermococcus barophilus MP window:
- the speB gene encoding agmatinase, with translation MEFFYTYETIKTALPLVDTEKADFVIFGVPFDSTTSYKPGARFGPTLIRQATINLESYILDYDVDLSELRIADIGDIEIVAGNPLGTIKRIIETVRELKESNPKAMPIMLGGEHSMTYALVRALRPKSYIVFDAHLDLRDEYEGNPWNHACVARRISELGISMAEFGIRSGIREEVEYAKERNIKWIHARQYSVEEFKGIVKNLPEPVYVSVDIDVFDLSMVPSTGTPEAGGLEFWEVIEALEWLTEKKKIVGFDIMEVAGTELGDITALTGAKLMFYLIGMLSR, from the coding sequence ATGGAATTCTTTTACACTTATGAAACCATAAAAACCGCTTTACCGTTAGTTGATACTGAAAAGGCTGATTTTGTAATATTTGGCGTGCCTTTTGATTCAACTACCTCATATAAGCCCGGAGCAAGATTTGGGCCAACGTTAATAAGACAGGCTACGATAAATCTTGAGAGCTACATTCTGGATTATGATGTTGATCTATCAGAGCTCAGAATTGCAGATATCGGAGATATAGAAATTGTGGCTGGAAATCCCCTTGGGACAATAAAAAGAATAATAGAAACAGTAAGGGAGCTCAAAGAATCAAATCCGAAAGCCATGCCCATAATGCTGGGCGGGGAGCATTCAATGACGTATGCTCTGGTAAGAGCTCTAAGACCAAAAAGCTACATTGTTTTCGATGCTCATTTAGATCTGAGGGATGAATATGAGGGCAACCCTTGGAACCATGCATGTGTAGCGAGAAGGATTTCAGAGCTTGGAATAAGCATGGCTGAATTTGGAATAAGGAGCGGCATAAGAGAAGAGGTCGAATATGCCAAAGAGAGAAATATAAAATGGATACACGCAAGACAGTACAGCGTTGAGGAGTTTAAAGGGATTGTAAAAAACCTGCCAGAACCAGTTTATGTATCGGTTGACATCGATGTGTTTGATCTGTCAATGGTTCCATCCACTGGAACTCCGGAAGCAGGGGGCTTAGAATTCTGGGAGGTTATAGAAGCACTGGAGTGGCTTACTGAAAAAAAGAAGATCGTGGGTTTTGACATAATGGAAGTTGCTGGAACCGAATTGGGAGATATAACAGCACTTACAGGGGCAAAGCTTATGTTCTATCTCATTGGAATGCTATCGAGATGA
- a CDS encoding translation initiation factor IF-5A — protein MGDKTKVQVSKLKPGRYIIIDGEPCRIVNITVSSPGKHGSAKARIEAVGVFDGKVRSIVKPTSAEVDVPIIDKRTGQIIAITPDTVQLMDMETYELFDVPIETGVNDEIKDQLKEGINVEYWETLGRVKIMKIKGE, from the coding sequence ATGGGAGACAAAACTAAAGTTCAGGTCAGCAAGCTCAAACCTGGGAGATATATAATAATTGACGGAGAACCATGCAGAATTGTGAACATCACAGTTTCCTCACCAGGAAAACACGGATCAGCGAAGGCAAGAATTGAGGCAGTTGGTGTATTCGATGGGAAAGTTAGGAGCATAGTCAAGCCGACAAGCGCTGAGGTTGATGTCCCAATAATCGACAAAAGAACCGGACAGATAATTGCAATAACTCCAGATACAGTTCAGCTCATGGACATGGAGACTTATGAACTGTTTGATGTTCCCATAGAGACAGGAGTTAACGATGAGATCAAAGACCAGCTTAAAGAGGGCATCAATGTTGAGTATTGGGAAACCCTTGGAAGGGTCAAGATTATGAAAATCAAGGGAGAGTGA
- a CDS encoding sodium-dependent transporter, with product MRKLTILIILLIVGYMVGIWTFLLFPQILIVGGMKALMLYIAISAVLAAVPYYSLEATKRSRYFFFEYLTKVSKTPGIGISLLMFIIIGASLILYYSSLGITSIVGKGNTLYVALAVVLSLLLSSLILFRAKEKSVVLMGWFAILFLIFTLISWYIIRNFALSVAEKAVPVQFALETLTGNIKSTHLSITFPLVIKIILLAFLGLGLGFGFYIVFGTFLPEETDSRALIGAGYVLQLLIGVLATYIVVYSLAVSFPGTAILYGHATINKATGYIVKIAAALTEIKSMQAKTVLYLLMISVYLAGMTTFIPLIETAGHIISESMQSSRNRAISVALTGVFAVSLILTSRYLRTLFLALFFSFLGIMVAVETLPLILSGNILSKRAKLYSSVVGICGLLVGISITVRTLSLGAWEKLGIVAGVVLLVPLLLNSVLLKTKP from the coding sequence TTGAGAAAGTTGACGATTTTAATAATCCTCCTAATAGTAGGATATATGGTGGGGATTTGGACATTTTTGCTGTTTCCTCAGATACTTATAGTCGGGGGGATGAAAGCTCTCATGTTGTACATAGCAATATCAGCAGTGCTCGCAGCTGTCCCATATTATAGTCTGGAAGCAACAAAAAGAAGCAGATACTTCTTTTTTGAATATCTAACTAAAGTTTCCAAGACACCCGGTATTGGAATAAGTCTTCTGATGTTCATTATCATTGGGGCATCCCTCATACTCTACTACTCCTCACTGGGTATAACATCAATTGTTGGAAAAGGTAATACACTTTATGTCGCACTTGCAGTTGTTCTTTCCCTGCTTCTATCGTCTTTGATCCTCTTCCGAGCAAAAGAGAAAAGCGTGGTTTTAATGGGATGGTTTGCAATTTTGTTCCTGATTTTTACATTAATTTCGTGGTACATAATCAGGAACTTTGCTCTATCAGTTGCAGAAAAAGCAGTTCCAGTTCAGTTTGCACTTGAAACATTAACAGGGAATATAAAGTCAACTCATCTCTCTATAACATTTCCTCTGGTGATAAAGATAATTTTACTGGCGTTTTTGGGCTTGGGTTTAGGCTTTGGGTTCTACATAGTCTTTGGGACATTTTTGCCAGAGGAAACGGACTCAAGAGCACTTATCGGCGCTGGCTACGTACTCCAACTTCTGATAGGGGTGCTGGCTACATACATAGTAGTGTATTCTCTTGCAGTTAGCTTTCCAGGGACAGCGATACTCTACGGTCATGCAACCATAAATAAAGCAACAGGATACATAGTAAAAATCGCAGCAGCGCTAACTGAGATCAAGTCCATGCAAGCAAAAACAGTTCTATATCTTTTGATGATATCAGTGTATTTAGCTGGGATGACGACATTTATACCTCTAATTGAAACTGCAGGGCACATAATAAGTGAGTCCATGCAGAGCTCAAGAAACAGGGCAATCTCTGTTGCATTGACTGGTGTTTTTGCAGTTTCACTTATATTAACATCTCGCTACTTAAGAACCCTGTTCTTAGCATTGTTTTTCTCTTTCCTGGGAATAATGGTGGCAGTTGAGACTCTGCCCTTAATACTGAGTGGAAATATACTTTCCAAACGAGCTAAACTCTACAGCAGTGTTGTAGGGATATGTGGACTTTTAGTGGGAATCAGCATAACGGTGAGAACACTATCATTGGGAGCATGGGAAAAACTGGGCATTGTAGCAGGGGTTGTACTGTTAGTGCCACTTCTCCTGAACAGTGTGCTACTCAAAACGAAGCCCTAA
- a CDS encoding 16S rRNA methyltransferase: MLHLIIADSEVEPVPKNILEHPAVVNYAKRRGKKPEEVILDSTYHHAALKKLEDGNRRGRPDIVHFCLINALESILNKEGMLRVYVHTRNDKVIYIKPETRIPRNYNRFVGLMESLFKNKVVPPDLELLKLEEKTLNQLLEEIKPDAVFIMHEQGEFMKPKDFGQLLKQFKEPAVIVGGFPHGDFKSKVDGVKISLYKEPLMAWTIVNEVIVNYENAIF; the protein is encoded by the coding sequence ATGTTGCATCTAATAATAGCAGATTCGGAGGTTGAGCCTGTGCCAAAGAACATATTGGAGCATCCAGCTGTTGTGAACTATGCCAAAAGACGAGGGAAAAAACCAGAGGAAGTGATTCTGGATTCAACATATCATCATGCAGCATTAAAAAAGCTTGAAGATGGAAATCGAAGGGGAAGACCAGACATAGTTCACTTCTGTTTGATAAATGCCCTGGAGAGCATACTCAATAAAGAGGGTATGCTGAGAGTTTATGTACATACGAGAAACGATAAAGTCATATACATAAAACCGGAAACGAGGATACCAAGAAACTATAATAGATTTGTTGGACTTATGGAGAGCCTCTTTAAAAATAAAGTTGTCCCCCCAGACCTTGAACTTCTGAAGCTTGAGGAAAAAACTCTGAACCAGCTTTTAGAAGAAATCAAACCAGATGCTGTTTTTATAATGCATGAGCAAGGGGAATTCATGAAACCAAAAGATTTCGGACAGCTTTTGAAACAGTTTAAAGAACCTGCGGTTATTGTAGGAGGATTCCCTCATGGAGACTTCAAGAGTAAAGTTGATGGAGTGAAAATAAGTCTTTACAAAGAACCATTAATGGCATGGACTATAGTGAATGAAGTAATCGTAAACTACGAGAATGCAATTTTTTGA